Genomic window (Gemmatimonadaceae bacterium):
CGATTCGCTCGAGCGCTGCGCTTCGTCAGGCAATCGCAGAGCTGGATATGCTCATCGATCAGGATCCTGAGGACGGAACTGCGGCGTACGATCGCATGGAGCTCCTCTCCATTCTCATCGCAGCTTACGAAGCCGAGCATCTCCCCCCGCTCGCCGACGTCACTCCACAGGAGGTCGTCAGGTTCATGGCTGAACAGAAGAATGTTTCGCCTGGAGAACTCGCAACCCTGATGGGAGGACGTAGTCGGCTGTCCGATTTCTACAATCACCGACGTCCTCTCTCGATGGGGCAGATCGTCAACCTGCGCGAGAAGCTCGGCATTCCCGCTGATCTACTGATCTCGCAACCCGCCAAGGCGCGCAAGCAACAGCGGGCTCTCGTCGGCACGCATTAATCGGCATAAAGCCTCTAGCCACTGCGCTGAATTCGCCGCGGCCATTCACGGAAACCCTTCAGGAATCGCGAGCATTGCTGCGCGGCGAGACGGTGAATTCTCGCCGCCGCGCTTCTCCATGACACGATTGAGGATCAAGACATCAAACCGGAAGAAATCGGTACTCGAAGCGCTCAGAATCCCGCCGTCCAACCAACTTGAAGCGCTGAAGGGGGATAGGAAGCGGCAGTACAGCATCCGCATCAACAAGCAGTACAGGGTCTGCTTTCGCTGGACGGGTGCCGATGCGGAAGATGTAGAAATTGTGGACTACCACTAAGCGGTCGTAATCCGCTGCGGCAGATAGCAGGATCGGGTTTTACAGTGGTTTTTCGGGCTTCAACATAGTGGAGAGTTACAAAAATGGTTCGCATTCCAACACACAGGGCGCCCACGCACCCGGGGGAGATGCTGCTCAAGGAATTCCTCGAGCCCATGAAGATTTCACAGAGCGCTTTGGCGGAGGGAATCGGCGTCACCTTCGCACGGGTAAATGAACTCGTGAACGGGAAGCGCGGCATCACCCCTGAAACTGCACTTCGTCTCGAGCGTTTCCTCGGAATGGAAGCACAGTTCTGGATGAATCTGCAGCTCCGGTGGGATCTATATCACGCAGCTCACTCTGCGAAAGCGAAGGAGATCGCGAAGATCCGAAGGCATGCGGCGGTAACAGCCTCGGAGCCAGCAGGCCCGAAGCACTTGGTTCCGCCTTAGCCGGGTGCCGACAGCTAAACGGCCGTGAGCCGGAAGGATTTGTTCCTCTACTAATCCCTACCAGAGTGCCTGCCTCGACAGAGTGGCGGATCGGTGGGGCATAACTAATCCTTCCGGCTGCGGGCCGTTTGGCCATCGGCGTCCGGCCGGGCCGGAAAAACCGCCGCGGGCACTACAGCCGTCGGCTGGTTTTGTGC
Coding sequences:
- a CDS encoding HigA family addiction module antitoxin gives rise to the protein MVRIPTHRAPTHPGEMLLKEFLEPMKISQSALAEGIGVTFARVNELVNGKRGITPETALRLERFLGMEAQFWMNLQLRWDLYHAAHSAKAKEIAKIRRHAAVTASEPAGPKHLVPP
- a CDS encoding type II toxin-antitoxin system RelE/ParE family toxin produces the protein MTRLRIKTSNRKKSVLEALRIPPSNQLEALKGDRKRQYSIRINKQYRVCFRWTGADAEDVEIVDYH